In Phaseolus vulgaris cultivar G19833 chromosome 10, P. vulgaris v2.0, whole genome shotgun sequence, a single genomic region encodes these proteins:
- the LOC137818414 gene encoding F-box/kelch-repeat protein At3g61590-like has protein sequence MAGDSSWISHLDDGARGETREFDSVLEFGEEVDTEGTAVSVNTVLPDELVERILAYLPIVSIFRASSVCKRWHEIVTSERFLWNPSNSLPQRPWYFMFTYSDEPTGYAYDPILRKWYGIELPFIETSSWFVVSSYGLVCFMDNDSRSKLCMCNPITKRCRRLEGPPGLKFSDYSALAMSVNRKSHSYTLAMVKSKQIPEDFVQWEISIHIYRSQKETWMTTSTEVLMGWRGGNESVICNGVLYFLVYSAGGIPSESRHALIAYNISNLTSQATLRRSFIAAPCSLTCGRLMNMKEKLVMVGGIGKPDRPDIIKGIGIWVLNDRKWEEIVRMPHKYFQGFGEFDDVFASSGTDDQIYIQSYGSPALLTFDMYLKQWKWSQKCPVTKRFPLQLFTGFCFEPRLEIAP, from the coding sequence ATGGCGGGAGACTCATCATGGATAAGCCACTTAGATGATGGAGCACGTGGGGAGACTAGGGAGTTTGATTCAGTTTTGGAATTTGGTGAGGAAGTTGATACCGAGGGAACTGCTGTTTCTGTGAACACCGTGTTACCTGATGAATTGGTGGAGCGAATCCTAGCCTATCTCCCCATTGTAAGCATTTTCAGAGCAAGTTCTGTGTGTAAAAGATGGCATGAGATTGTTACTTCTGAAAGGTTTCTATGGAACCCTTCCAATTCATTGCCACAGAGACCTTGGTACTTTATGTTCACTTACTCAGATGAACCAACTGGTTATGCTTATGATCCCATCCTTCGGAAATGGTACGGCATTGAGCTTCCCTTCATCGAAACATCTAGCTGGTTCGTTGTTTCTTCTTATGGTTTAGTTTGCTTCATGGACAATGACAGCAGAAGCAAATTATGCATGTGTAACCCTATTACGAAAAGGTGCAGAAGGCTTGAGGGTCCTCCGGGTTTGAAATTTTCTGATTACAGTGCATTGGCAATGTCTGTGAACAGGAAATCCCACAGTTACACTCTGGCAATGGTGAAATCAAAACAAATCCCTGAGGATTTTGTCCAGTGGGAGATCTCAATTCATATATACCGCTCACAGAAAGAGACCTGGATGACAACTTCAACAGAGGTTTTGATGGGGTGGAGAGGTGGTAATGAGAGTGTGATATGCAATGGTGTATTATACTTTTTAGTCTACTCAGCTGGGGGTATTCCTTCAGAAAGTAGGCATGCACTGATTGCATATAATATCTCTAATCTCACTTCTCAAGCTACCTTGCGAAGGAGCTTTATTGCTGCACCCTGTTCACTAACATGTGGCCGTTTGATGAATATGAAGGAGAAGCTTGTAATGGTGGGAGGAATTGGTAAGCCAGATCGACCTGACATAATAAAAGGAATTGGCATCTGGGTTCTTAACGATAGGAAGTGGGAAGAGATTGTCCGAATGCCCCACAAATACTTCCAAGGATTTGGGGAGTTTGATGATGTTTTTGCTAGCAGTGGTACTGATGATCAAATATATATTCAAAGTTATGGATCTCCAGCACTCCTCACATTTGATATGTATCTTAAACAGTGGAAATGGTCACAGAAATGCCCTGTAACAAAGAGGTTCCCTCTACAGCTATTCACTGGTTTTTGCTTTGAGCCTAGGCTTGAAATTGCTCCATAG